The following proteins are encoded in a genomic region of Hippocampus zosterae strain Florida chromosome 2, ASM2543408v3, whole genome shotgun sequence:
- the si:dkey-1h24.6 gene encoding uncharacterized protein si:dkey-1h24.6, with product MTAWVIRIILGSMIAMANPIQGMCPCKYELQAVCKHNPATIYVPCPMLVGEDLTFALRKDEKVIHTQKCNSNKMTVDCEPNPCAELMLREVNTSVSFVLTGEMAKNGGLYRCEGTVTFPPPLKTEMSAVGILVHVEGHKCSSGKTKEGNGYLWIWITVLGVLCVYSIIITIIAVVNRVKVRQEQFQNDYINTKPRGTSQRERERGFRNTQQLYF from the exons ATGACGGCCTGGGTGATTCGGATAATCTTGGGGTCCATGATCGCTATGGCTAACCCAATACAGGGCATGTGTCCCTGCAAAT ATGAACTACAAGCCGTGTGTAAACATAACCCGGCCACAATCTATGTCCCGTGTCCGATGCTGGTTGGTGAGGATCTGACATTTGCGCTTCGAAAAGATGAAAAAGTGATTCACACCCAAAAATGCAACTCCAACAAAATGACGGTGGATTGTGAACCAAACCCATGTGCTGAATTGATGCTACGTGAGGTCAACACATCAGTCAGCTTTGTCCTGACAGGAGAGATGGCCAAAAATGGCGGACTCTACAGGTGTGAGGGCACAGTCACATTCCCACCTCCTTTGAAAACAGAGATGAGCGCTGTGGGGATTCTGGTGCATGTCGAGG GTCACAAATGCAGCAGTGGGAAAACAAAAGAGGGCAATGGTTACCTCTGGATTTGGATCACTGTGCTTGGCGTTCTCTGCGTCTACAGCATCATTATCACCATTATTGCAGTGGTCAACAGG GTCAAGGTGAGGCAGGAACAGTTCCAAAACGACTACATAAACACCAAACCTAGAGGCACCAGCCAGCGTGAGAGGGAAAGAGGCTTTCGCAACACTCAACAACTGTACTTTTGA